TTTTTGGCTGTAGTCGCCATCTTGTCCAAAAGGCACCTCTCTAAGCAAAAAGTATCTGAAATTTTCAAGTCCATAAGCATTTGCGACCTCTCTTGGGTTTATGACATTGCCCTTGCTTTTGCTCATCTTTTCGCCATCTATCGTCCACCAGCCGTGCGCTGCGACATGTTTTGGCAGTGGCAAGCCAAGGCTCATCAAAAATGCCGGCCAATAAACTGCGTGAAAGCGCAAAATATCCTTACCAACGATGTGTGTGGTGTGCGGCCAAAAGTCCATTCTAGCGTTATCTCTTGAGTATCCTAGTGTTGTTAGGTAGTTTATGAGCGCGTCAAGCCAGACATACATAACGTGTTTGTCGTCGTTTGCGCTCTTTGGTAGCTTTATGCCCCAATCAAAGCTCGTTCTTGTCACAGAGAGGTCTTTTAGTCCGCCTTTTACAAAGCTTACGACCTCGTTTTTCTTGCCCTTTGGGATGACGCAAAGCTCGTCGTTTTCGTACCATTTTAAAAGCGCGTCTTCATATTTTGAAAGCTTAAAAAAGTAGCTCTCTTCTTTGACTAAAGATGTCACGCGGCCGCAGTCTGGACAGCGGTTGTCCTCTAGCAGGTCTCTTTGGTTAAAAAATGTCTCGCAGCTAACGCAGTAAAAGCCCTCGTACTCGCCCTTGTAGATATCGCCGTTTGCTTGCATCTTTTCAAAGACATTTTGCACGGTTTGCTTGTGCTCTTCGTCGGTTGTCCTTATGAAGTGGTCGTAGCTTATCTCAAATTCATCCCAAAGTGTTCTAAATTTCGCACTGATCTCATCAGCATACTCTTTTGGCGTCTTGCCCCTAGCGCGAGCTGCTTGCTCGATCTTTTGACCATGCTCGTCTGTGCCAGTCATAAAGTAGGTCTCTTTGCCTTGTAAGCGGTTAAATCTAGCAAGCGTATCAGCGATGATAGTCGTGTAGGCGTGGCCGATGTGTGGCACGTCATTTACGTAATAAATCGGAGTGGTTATATAAGCTTTTTCTTTCATTTTTTTCCTTTAAATTTAAAAATCAAATCCGCCGTCACTGCCGGTGTTGCCTTTTGACATCGAGTTGTAGCAGCTATTTACATACTCTATCCTTATCTCACAGTCAAAAAATGCCTCGCAGTTAAAACAGCTTTTGCGACCTTTTTGCTCTTGGCACTCTTGCATGATTTTAGCTTTTTGTTTTAGGGCTAGCTCAAATGCGTCAAGTGGCTCGTTTGCTTGTGCTTCTTGCATTATTTTTGCTCGTAAAATTTATGCAAAAGTGAAATTTCATCACGCGAGCCAAAAAAGCATGGCGTAGTTTGGTGAATTTTTTCTATTTTTATATCAAAAAGTGTTTGGTTTTTGCCGTTTGAGGTTGCGCCCTTTGCGTTTTCATATATAAAGGCAAATGGCAACACTTCAAAGACAACCCTTAGCTTGCCATTTGGGTGATCGCTCGTTGCTGGGTAGCTAAAAAGACCGCCGCCTTTTAGTAAAATTTGATGCAAGTCGCTCACCATCGCACCTGAGTATCTTAGCCTGTAGCCCTCGTTAAATAGCTCGTTTATGAAATTTCTATGCGTTTGGCTCCAGCCTTTTTGTGTTGCTCCCGTGGCATTTAGCTTGCCTTTTTCTTTTAGCTCAAGCTCTTTTACAAATTTAAACTCGCCATCTTTGCCAAGCCTGTAAAATTTAGGCAAAGCGCCCTTTTTCTCAGCAATTACTAGCTCAAGTCTTGGACCATAGATGCTGTAAGCTGCGGCTATTAAATTTTCTGGTTTTACCTCGTCTTCGTAGATGCCAAAGATCGAACCAACGGCGAAATTTACATCAACTAGGCTTGAGCCATCGAGTGGATCGTAAGCGATGATAAATTTAGCATTTTTGTTTATCTCAAGCTCATCCTCTTTCTCTTCGCTAATTAGCGCTTTTACGCATGAAAGCTGCTTAAATTTAGCGGTGATGATTTCGTCGCTTTTCACATCAAGCTTTAGCTGGGTGTCGCCAGTTGCATTTTCGTGAGTTGTGTAGCCAAGATCGGCGTATTTTATGACTTCGCTTATCTCTTTTGCGATATCTTTTATCGTATTAAAAATTTGGTTTAGTTCTTGCATTATACAGCCTTTGCATTTTTGATTATCCACGCACAAATGGCGTCTATATCGTCTAAATTTAGATTTGTGATCTCGTATGGGATCTGCTTTTTATAAGTGGCGATCGCGTCTGAAAAGCTAAGATATGCTTCGTCGATCTCGCCCTTAAAGACACTTAGTCTTGGCAGTGGTAGCGTCTTTAGCCCCTCGACCAAGAGCATGTCAAACTCGCCGATCATCCTTATGACCTCGTCTATCTCTTGTGAGCTTTGTGAAAAATAAGTCGTTCTAGTCGGACTCATCACGACTACGTCGGCTCCTGCCTGGGAAAATTTAAAGCTATCCTTGCCTTCAACGTCAAATTTGGCCTTGTCGCCTGGGTCGTGCTTGACCACAACGACCTTTAGCCCATCATCTATAAATTTTTTTGCGACTTTTAAGATAAGCGTCGTTTTTCCGCTATTTGAAGGGCCAGAAAAAGCAATGGCAAGTCTTTTCATAAGAGCCTTTTTCGTTAAAATTTCTTGCGATTATAGCTCATATTGGCTTTAAAATTTATGAGTGAAATTTAAAAAATAAAATGCTAAAATGCGAGAAAATTTAACCTTTTAAGAGTTTTTTATGAGAAAATTTACACTATTTTTTATATTTATTTTGATGATATTTGGCTGCGCTGATCAAAAAGTGATCGTGCATGAGCCACTAAAAAATGAGCTTTTAGCCTACACAAGCAAGAGCGAGATCATAGATGGCATCGAGCGAACGCTTATAATCGCAACCTATTTAAATCCTATATATAACTCAAATTTAGACGAGAGCAAAGAGCACTTTTTAGTAGCCATAAACCCAAAAGAGCATGCGCAAAATTTGAGCAACATAAAGGTAAATGGTGACTCAAATGCCACAAATGCAAGGCTGCTTGATGAAAGTGACGAGATGCTTAAATTTGCTGGATTTTCTATGCCTTGGGCGGTCTATTATGAAGTGACCGCACCAAGTAAGCAAAGCGATGACCTTGCGCTTAGTTTCGAAATTTATCAGTCAAAGCCGGTTTTGTTAAATTTTCGAAAAGTTGCGAAATCTTTATACTGGAACCATTAAGCGCCATATAGATCACGTAGTTTGCAAGCACCTTCTTGCCGTAGTTTCTAGTCTCAGCCACAGGGACTAGCTCGATCGATAAAAACGGCTCAAATCTCCCCTCTTTAAACATATCATCTCTTGTGATGACTTTTTTGGTAAAACCGATACCGCCGTTATACGCGTAGGCTGTAAAGAGCGGATGGTAAAGAAATTTATCAAGGTAGTTTAGGTGGTGATTTGCAAATTTAAATGCAACATCGGTTTTAAAAAGATCGTCTTGGTCAAAATTTGGAATTTTTAGCTCTTTTTTGCCGATCGCATTTGCAAGAAATGGCATAAACTGCATCATTCCAAGGGCGTAAGAGGTAGAAACGACACTTGGGATAAAGAGGCTCTCTTGCCTTGCAAGTGCGTAGATCATCGACTTTCGCTCAGTGCTGATGCCCTCAAGCTCAGGCGAGTTTGGCATCAAAAAGTACTGCTTCTCCCAGCCATGTGCCTTTTGCATGAAGTATGCGTATGCGCCGATGCTCTCGTTTGTGTAAAATCTCATCGCAAATTCGCTTGCTTGCGTGGCGTTCATATCCTTTGCAAGGGCAGCGGTTTTGTTCCATAAAAATGGATCGCTTACATCAAAATTTTCGATATTTTGCTTGCTGGGTCTTGGCACGATCACCTCAAGTGGCTCTCCACCGACCAAATCTCTTGCATAAAGTGAGTATATATTTGCATCTTTGCTAGCACTTAGCTCTTTTAAAAAACTCTCATCGCCGCTTAGTTCATACTGCCAAAATGTGGCATTGTCCCTTTGCCAAGCCCTATCAAAGGTGCTTTTAGCTCTTGTAAAAAAACTAAATGCAATGTCATTTTGACCAAGCAAGATGGCGTTTAATCCAAGGGTAAATGCGTCACTCTTCTCAGTGACAGCTGGATCTATGCTAAGTAAATTTCTTCTAAAGCTTTCATATTTTTTATTAAATACGACATCGTTTAATAAATTTGTAAAGCCCTTTTGCATGTAGAGCTTGTTCATAAAATTTGCTTCAAAATTTACGCTAAAAAGCTCACTTTTACTTTGCGGGTTTGAGGCGTTAAAAAGCTCTAAAAAGCTTTTTGCATCGTTTGCATTTGCAAAGCTAAGAGCTGGATTTGGCTCGTTTAAAGTGCGTAAAATTCTAGCTTTTTCTGGGTTTGTATTTGCAAGATTTGCCGCTAAAATTTCACGAGTTTTGCTATCAAGCTTTAGAGAAAAGCTCATCGTTGTTAGTAAATTTTGGCAAGCCAAGCTAGCACTTGTGATGTTGTTTGCGTTTATGCCAGG
This genomic stretch from Campylobacter concisus harbors:
- the mobB gene encoding molybdopterin-guanine dinucleotide biosynthesis protein B, with product MKRLAIAFSGPSNSGKTTLILKVAKKFIDDGLKVVVVKHDPGDKAKFDVEGKDSFKFSQAGADVVVMSPTRTTYFSQSSQEIDEVIRMIGEFDMLLVEGLKTLPLPRLSVFKGEIDEAYLSFSDAIATYKKQIPYEITNLNLDDIDAICAWIIKNAKAV
- the metG gene encoding methionine--tRNA ligase, with the protein product MKEKAYITTPIYYVNDVPHIGHAYTTIIADTLARFNRLQGKETYFMTGTDEHGQKIEQAARARGKTPKEYADEISAKFRTLWDEFEISYDHFIRTTDEEHKQTVQNVFEKMQANGDIYKGEYEGFYCVSCETFFNQRDLLEDNRCPDCGRVTSLVKEESYFFKLSKYEDALLKWYENDELCVIPKGKKNEVVSFVKGGLKDLSVTRTSFDWGIKLPKSANDDKHVMYVWLDALINYLTTLGYSRDNARMDFWPHTTHIVGKDILRFHAVYWPAFLMSLGLPLPKHVAAHGWWTIDGEKMSKSKGNVINPREVANAYGLENFRYFLLREVPFGQDGDYSQKALIERINSELGNGLGNLLSRIVGMSAKYSDYKIDSKDVSRLHGTELDEAKGYLDEAIKNLENLATNRYLEDLWRVVTLANAAVAKYEPWSLVKAGKSDEANALVALCANLLAKVAILLSPAMPKTCAKIADTLGFSIDTASYDSLVLKNEISNFMAKATEPLFPRIEKELMGEASKPKEEAKVEAKAEPKEEKKEEGTISIDDFAKIVIKVGEVLECERVEGSEKLLKFKIDLGEEQPRQILSGIAKYYEPSSLVGKQVCVLANLKERTMMKKYVSQGMILSASDGSLTLLGTQGKVKNGAIVG
- a CDS encoding class 1 fructose-bisphosphatase; its protein translation is MQELNQIFNTIKDIAKEISEVIKYADLGYTTHENATGDTQLKLDVKSDEIITAKFKQLSCVKALISEEKEDELEINKNAKFIIAYDPLDGSSLVDVNFAVGSIFGIYEDEVKPENLIAAAYSIYGPRLELVIAEKKGALPKFYRLGKDGEFKFVKELELKEKGKLNATGATQKGWSQTHRNFINELFNEGYRLRYSGAMVSDLHQILLKGGGLFSYPATSDHPNGKLRVVFEVLPFAFIYENAKGATSNGKNQTLFDIKIEKIHQTTPCFFGSRDEISLLHKFYEQK
- a CDS encoding lytic transglycosylase domain-containing protein — translated: MFLLRHFSIISLACVALLAKIYTYEELKNEPKSLAKDYYINRLINEGSYTKEQIAELSRDVFRKSGLVQKSINKILPPKAAPSKCPGINANNITSASLACQNLLTTMSFSLKLDSKTREILAANLANTNPEKARILRTLNEPNPALSFANANDAKSFLELFNASNPQSKSELFSVNFEANFMNKLYMQKGFTNLLNDVVFNKKYESFRRNLLSIDPAVTEKSDAFTLGLNAILLGQNDIAFSFFTRAKSTFDRAWQRDNATFWQYELSGDESFLKELSASKDANIYSLYARDLVGGEPLEVIVPRPSKQNIENFDVSDPFLWNKTAALAKDMNATQASEFAMRFYTNESIGAYAYFMQKAHGWEKQYFLMPNSPELEGISTERKSMIYALARQESLFIPSVVSTSYALGMMQFMPFLANAIGKKELKIPNFDQDDLFKTDVAFKFANHHLNYLDKFLYHPLFTAYAYNGGIGFTKKVITRDDMFKEGRFEPFLSIELVPVAETRNYGKKVLANYVIYMALNGSSIKISQLFENLTKPALTDKFRN